A single Cucumis sativus cultivar 9930 unplaced genomic scaffold, Cucumber_9930_V3 scaffold78, whole genome shotgun sequence DNA region contains:
- the LOC101213063 gene encoding low affinity sulfate transporter 3 — translation MSIANANTSPTMSGVSTTVDNTSTPADRARWVANPPDPPGICRDLIDWLRQTMFPDPTKLFPLKNKTGTAVLGRVLKGVFPILCWGQSYNLGKFKNDVLAGLTLASLCIPQSIGYANLAKLDPQYGLYTSIVPPLVYAILGSSREIAIGPVAIISMLLPTMIQKIQDPAADPFAYRNLVFTTTFFAGIFQAAFGLFRLGFMVDFLSQAAIVGFMGGAAIVIGLQQLKGLLGITHFTNKTDIISVMEAVFASFHHLNNDQWNPLNFIIGSSFLSFILITKLLGKKYKKVFWLPAMAPLVSVILSTLLVFLTRADEHGVKIVKRVPPGLNPISTQNIQIHTPHISQILNAALIVAVVALTEAIAVGRSLASMKGYNIDGNKEMVALGFMNLAGSLTSCYTATGSLSRSAVNFSAGCETPVSNVVMAVTVMISLKMFTKLLYFTPNAILASIILSALPGLVDIHQAYNIWKIDKLDFLACLAAFFGVLFLSVEFGLLLSLVISFAKIIVTSIKPGTEILGKIPGTDTFCDIHQYPMALNTPGVLIVRVKSGLLCFANANFVKDRILRFISSQEASGKGITQFLVIDLSNLMNIDTSGIASLEELHKNLATSGIEMAIANPKWQVIHKLKVSNFVAKLKGRVFLSVGEAVDACLSAKMGAAI, via the exons ATGTCGATCGCTAACGCCAACACGTCTCCGACTATGTCCGGCGTCTCAACGACGGTCGACAACACCAGCACCCCTGCAGACAGGGCTCGGTGGGTGGCAAACCCACCAGACCCACCAGGGATATGTCGAGACCTCATCGACTGGCTTCGCCAAACCATGTTTCCCGATCCCACCAAGCTTTTCCCACTCAAGAACAAGACTGGAACTGCGGTCCTGGGAAGGGTCTTGAAGGGTGTTTTCCCTATCCTCTGTTGGGGGCAGAGCTATAATCTTggaaagtttaaaaatgatgTCTTGGCTGGTTTGACACTTGCTAGCCTCTGCATTCCTCag AGTATTGGTTACGCAAATCTGGCTAAGCTTGATCCTCAATATGGGCTTT ATACGAGCATTGTGCCGCCGTTGGTTTATGCAATATTGGGAAGTTCGAGGGAAATAGCGATCGGTCCGGTCGCTATAATATCTATGCTTTTGCCGACGATGATTCAGAAAATTCAAGATCCCGCCGCCGATCCTTTTGCCTATAGAAACCTTGTCTTCACCACCACTTTCTTCGCCGGAATCTTTCAAGCCGCCTTTGGACTTTTCCG GTTGGGATTTATGGTGGATTTTCTATCACAAGCTGCCATAGTTGGGTTCATGGGTGGAGCTGCCATTGTAATTGGACTTCAACAACTCAAAGGATTGCTTGGAATCACTCACTTCACTAATAAAACTGATATCATCTCTGTTATGGAAGCTGTTTTCGCATCATTCCATCATCTTAATAAtgat CAATGGAATCCCTTGAACTTCATCATTGGCTCTTCATTCCTTTCCTTCATCCTCATCACCAAATTATTG GGGAAGAAGTACAAGAAAGTATTCTGGTTACCAGCCATGGCTCCATTGGTGTCCGTAATCCTATCAACACTTTTGGTGTTCCTCACAAGAGCCGATGAACATGGCGTCAAGATCGTCAAACGAGTCCCCCCTGGCCTTAACCCAATCTCCACTCAAAACATCCAAATCCACACCCCTCATATCTCCCAAATCCTCAATGCTGCCCTCATCGTCGCCGTCGTAGCTCTCACT GAGGCGATTGCTGTGGGGAGATCATTGGCATCCATGAAAGGATACAACATTGATGGGAACAAAGAAATGGTTGCGTTAGGCTTCATGAACCTAGCTGGATCTCTTACTTCTTGCTATACAGCAACAGGTTCTCTGTCACGTTCAGCCGTTAATTTCAGTGCCGGTTGCGAGACGCCAGTTTCAAATGTAGTGATGGCGGTGACGGTGATGATATCATTGAAGATGTTTACCAAGCTCCTCTACTTCACTCCCAACGCCATCTTGGCTTCCATTATTCTCTCAGCTCTTCCTGGCCTCGTTGACATTCACCAAGCTTACAATATATGGAAGATCGACAAGCTTGACTTCTTGGCCTGTCTCGCAGCTTTTTTTGGAGTTCTCTTTCTATCTGTTGAATTCGGCCTCCTCCTTTCG TTGGTGATATCATTTGCAAAGATAATAGTAACCTCAATCAAACCTGGGACAGAGATATTGGGTAAAATCCCTGGAACCGATACCTTTTGtgatattcatcaatatcCAATGGCTCTCAACACTCCTGGAGTCCTCATCGTTCGTGTTAAATCTGGCTTACTTTGCTTTGCAAATGCCAATTTCGTAAAGGACAG GATTTTGAGGTTCATCAGCAGCCAAGAAGCATCAGGAAAGGGAATTACTCAATTCCTAGTCATTGATCTCTCCA ATTTAATGAACATTGACACTTCAGGAATTGCTTCTCTTGAAGAGCTGCATAAAAATTTGGCAACTAGTGGAATAGAG